The following is a genomic window from Chloracidobacterium sp..
GATGACCACAATTCAAAAAAATCTAGCCCGTGCAAGCAAACAGCGTTCCGAGGAATCTGAGAATATCGACCTGCAGCTCTCGCGTCTTGAAGAGGATATGCGGCGGCTCAAGATCGAGTTCGATATCTATTTCAACGGTGCATCAAAAAGGCCGCCGCTCGAAGCGCGTGCCAGGATGGAATCGACCATCAAACGCATTTCCGATAACCGCAGCCTTGCCTACGCACAACGCTATTACTTCAACACGCTTGTCTCGCGATTCACTTCGTACAGAGAACTGTGGCGGCGGCAAATGAAGGCAAAAGGCGAGGAATTTTAATAAATGAGGCTGCCCGGCAAGGCAGCCTCGGTCTTATACGGTCAGATCGTATTCACGCAACCTTTGCGACATTCTCGGCCTGCGGCCCTTTCGGGCCGTCAGTTACCTCAAATTCGACCCGGTCGCCTTGTATCAAGGTCTTAAATCCGTCCCCTGTTATCGCACTGTAGTGTACAAAAACATCCTGTTCGCCGGGCTGCTCGATAAAGCCGTAGCCCTTTGCATTGTTGAACCATTTAACTTTGCCTGTCGTCTTGGGCATTCGTCTAATTCCTCCTAAAGCTGAAAACATCTTGACGCGCCCCGGCGGCATTTGCCGTCAGATCGGGCGCGCACCGTCAAACAGGGGACGTTAACCTGAGGCGTGATCGCATCGCTCTTTTACTTGTGCCTGAAAGCATCTGCTCAAGCAACAGATCTTAAACCGCAAGAAATGTTTCTGTTCAACTGAGAATTGTCTGATTGACGAATGAAATTTAGCTAATTCAGGGCATTGATGTCAAGAAGTTTGTTGCCTTTACACGCTGTTTTGTAAACAAAATTGACATTCGACGCACCTATGGCACAAGATTGACTAAATACGCCAATAAAGGAGCAAGCTGACAAATGGCTGACGAATACGGAACGAATCCACCGCTGTCCTACAACAAATACCTGCGCGTGCCGGAACTTTTGGAGCTGCAGACGACGCTTTCAGAGCCGACCAGCCACGACGAGCAGCTTTTTATCATCATTCATCAGACGTATGAGCTTTGGTTCAAGCAGATACTTCACGAGGTTACCGCCGCGACAAAATGGCTTGACGAAGGCCGCATCTTTCGAGCTAATCACTCACTGCGCGGCGTGCTTGCGATCGAAAGGCTTTTAACGACGCAGATACATATTCTCGAATCGATGGCGCCGATCGGCTTTCTCGAATACCGCGATCGCCTTAGGCCCGCGAGCGGCTTTCAGTCGATGCAGTTTCGCGAGCTGGAATTCGCCTCCGGCGCAAAGGACGAGAAGATACTGGAGTTCTTCCGCGATGATGAATATGCATACCCGAAACTGCGACGGCGTTTTGAGGAACCGTCGCTTGCGGATACGTTCTGGGCTTTGCTCGAACGCAGCGGAATGAGAACCTCGACACATGATGAACGTGTCGCCGCCGTTGTCGAGGTGCTGACGCATCCCGAGAAATACTCCGAGATCTACAACCTGCAGGACATCCTGATCGAGCATGATGAACTCATACTCTCATGGCGGCACAATCATGTGCTCATGGTCGAGCGGATGCTCGGGATGAAGCGCGGAACGGGCGGCAGCGACGGCGTCGGCTATCTGATGTCAACGCTCTCGAAAAAATTCTTTCCTGAGATATGGGAGGCTCGCACGCATCTTACGACCGAAGCCTAAGCGTTAGGCGGTGTCAGACGAACACTGCAAATACCTCATTTGAAAAGAGTTTTCCTTTTCGTGTGAGCTTGATCCGCGAAGGGCTCATTTCGATAAGGCCTTTATCGATGAGGTCGGCAAGTTCGTTACGAAGTTCCTCGATCAGGTCGCGGCCGAAACGCGTAAGATACTCATCGAGGCTTATTCCTTCCTCCATGCGAAGGCCGAGAAAGACGAACTCCGAAGCCAAAACCGCATCCTCACACATCACTTTCGCCGTCCCGTTCTGTTCTATCGAGCGGACGTACGCGGCCGTGTCGCGTTCATTCGCGTAACGCCGGCGGCCGTCGAATGAGTGCGCCGAGACACCAAAGCCGAAGACAGGATCGAGCCGCCAATATTTCACATTATGCCGCGCGGCAAAGCCCGGACGCGAAAAATTCGATATCTCGTACTGCTCGTAACCCTCCGCGGCAAGCCGATCGAGCATGGCCTCGTACATCTCCGCTGCAAGCTCGTCGGCGATCGCCTTTCGCCGCCCCGAACGCATCTGTTCGGCAAGCGGCGTACCTTCATGGATCTCAAGTAGATAGAGCGAAATGTGCTCCGGCGAGAGTGCCGCCGCCTCATCGAGGTTTCGCATCCAGTTCGCCATAGTTTGTCCGGGCAGACCGGCGATCAGATCGAAGCTGATGTTCGTAAAACCGGCATCACGCAGCATACGAAAGGTGGTGCGTGCGTCTTTTGAATCGTGGCCGCGGGCAAGCAGTTTCAGATCGCGGTCATCAAATGTCTGCACACCGAAGCTCGCACGGTTGACGCCCAGCGAGCGATACGCCACAAGGCTCTCGTGCGTGACCGTCGCGGGGTTCATCTCAAGGGTGATCTCCGCATTATCGGCGACCGAGAATCGCTTTCTTACTTCCGCAAGTATCCTCCCGACCTGCTCGGGCGTCAGCAGCGACGGAGTTCCGCCGCCAAAATAGATCGTGTCAATGTCAGAACCGCCTGCGTAAGCGGGCGGCCAGTTCGATGATATTGAATCACCTACTGCAAACTGACCCGCCGCTGACGCAGCGGGTTCTGACTCGATCTCGCGGCACAGTGCCTCGACATACCTTTCCACTACATCGCCGCTCCGCCAAACGTCCGTTGCGAAATCGCAGTACGAACAACGCGACTTGCAGAATGGAATGTGCAGATAAACGCCTGCGGTCATTGTCTGGCACGGATGCGTCGGCCGAGCTACATTATTGGTCGAGGATCGTTCCAAAAGAGCCCTTCCACGTACTTTCGAACTCCGATATCGGCATATCTACGGCATTACGGCCGCCGACGTCTATCGAAAGCGTGTCGCCTCGAACCTTGCCGATCACCTCGAACGGAACGTCCCCGACGACACCTTTGACATTATCGAGATTCTCGGCAGCAAAGCTGATGACAACGCGCGAAGGTGTTTCGCCGAAAAGCAGTGCCGCATCCGAGAGGCCGCCGCCCGCAAGTTCGATCTTGGCACCGACGGCCTTTCTGTTGAGTGAAGAGAAGCAACTTTCGGCAATGGCGACAGCGAGTCCGCCATCTGAGCAATCGTGGGCTGATGCGACCAAGCCCGCGGCGGCAAGCTCACAAAGAACGTTTTGAAGCTTTACTTCATCCTCAAGATCGACCTGCGGGCAGATGCCGTTAGCTATGATCTGTTCGGTCGAAAGCCCGAGAACAGTCTGTGCATATTCGCTTGCTGCGAGGTCGTCGCGGGTAACGCCGAGCAGGGCAATAAGATCACCCTCATTCTTGAAGCCTTGTGTGATGATGCTGCCTGTGTTTTCGATCAGGCCAACCATGCCGATGACGGGCGTCGGCAGGATGCCGCGGCCGTCCGTTTCGTTATAAAAGGAGACATTGCCCGAGACTACCGGCGTATCAAAGGCCGTGCACGCCTCGGCCATGCCGTCGATCACATCCGAAAATGAACGCATTACTTCGGGCCGCTCGGGTGAAGCGAAGTTGAGGCAGTTAGTTACTGCGATAGGTTTTGCACCGACGCACGCAACGTTGCGTGCGGCCTCGGCGACCGCAAGTTTTGCACCCATTCGCGGATCTATGGCGACAAATTTGCCGCTTCCGTCGAGGCACATCGCTATCGAACGCCGCGTCTCTTTGATGCGTATAACGGCGGCATCAGCACCGGGCAGAACGGCGGTGTTCGTTCGCACCATCGAGTCGTACTGTTCATAAACCCAATGC
Proteins encoded in this region:
- a CDS encoding cold shock domain-containing protein codes for the protein MPKTTGKVKWFNNAKGYGFIEQPGEQDVFVHYSAITGDGFKTLIQGDRVEFEVTDGPKGPQAENVAKVA
- a CDS encoding tryptophan 2,3-dioxygenase yields the protein MADEYGTNPPLSYNKYLRVPELLELQTTLSEPTSHDEQLFIIIHQTYELWFKQILHEVTAATKWLDEGRIFRANHSLRGVLAIERLLTTQIHILESMAPIGFLEYRDRLRPASGFQSMQFRELEFASGAKDEKILEFFRDDEYAYPKLRRRFEEPSLADTFWALLERSGMRTSTHDERVAAVVEVLTHPEKYSEIYNLQDILIEHDELILSWRHNHVLMVERMLGMKRGTGGSDGVGYLMSTLSKKFFPEIWEARTHLTTEA
- the hemW gene encoding radical SAM family heme chaperone HemW is translated as MERSSTNNVARPTHPCQTMTAGVYLHIPFCKSRCSYCDFATDVWRSGDVVERYVEALCREIESEPAASAAGQFAVGDSISSNWPPAYAGGSDIDTIYFGGGTPSLLTPEQVGRILAEVRKRFSVADNAEITLEMNPATVTHESLVAYRSLGVNRASFGVQTFDDRDLKLLARGHDSKDARTTFRMLRDAGFTNISFDLIAGLPGQTMANWMRNLDEAAALSPEHISLYLLEIHEGTPLAEQMRSGRRKAIADELAAEMYEAMLDRLAAEGYEQYEISNFSRPGFAARHNVKYWRLDPVFGFGVSAHSFDGRRRYANERDTAAYVRSIEQNGTAKVMCEDAVLASEFVFLGLRMEEGISLDEYLTRFGRDLIEELRNELADLIDKGLIEMSPSRIKLTRKGKLFSNEVFAVFV